The Nocardia arthritidis genome has a window encoding:
- a CDS encoding MMPL family transporter — protein sequence MSAPTDPDMTDLLGRLARLPSGRRGKWVVLGVWLIALLALGVFAGELTGAQKNDNVSWLPDSAESTQAFKLADRFGNSDELPVVLVYERPGGLTPADRAAIGADATRVKQVEHVLADKVFGPTPSRDGQAAQILVPIEIGANGWNSLTDSVAAIKAALPDHPDGLSFHATGPAGYAAEFGQAFKGIEGVLLYAAAAIVIVILLFTYGPMLWTLPLFAAVAALIIAMSAVYGATKFGLTVNAQSQGILTVLVFGAGTDYALLLVARYREELRRHADRHEAMAVALHRAGPAVLASGTTVIIAMLALLVAELNSTKGTGPVCAIGITIALLAMLTLLPALLVIAGRWIFWPRHPEVGTVDQTETGIWARTGQFIAGRPRTVWIGTVLALLALAYGTIGLNANGVANKDAFVGHSDAVAGTAVLERHFDAGTGTPVVVIAESSRIDSVASAFGGTRGITAPTKPVVRGDLAYLEGTLSDPPDSQAAYDTIDRVRAAVHAADPAAKVGGQTAVILDVKRAVAHDNRLIAPLVLAIVLIILTVLLRSILAPLLLTATVVLSFFAALGASRWIFDLVGFKGADNGLPLLAFVFLVALGIDYNIFLMSRVHEEAERHGTRAGARTGLSATGGVITSAGLVLAGTFGVFTTLPVVNLAEIGIVIAVGVLIDTLIVRSVLVTALALDIGDRIWWPSALSRRKSEPTPEPEISLTT from the coding sequence ATGTCCGCACCGACCGACCCGGATATGACCGATCTGCTCGGACGGCTGGCCCGGCTACCCAGCGGCCGCCGCGGCAAATGGGTGGTGCTGGGTGTCTGGCTGATCGCGCTGCTCGCGCTCGGCGTCTTCGCGGGCGAGCTCACCGGCGCCCAGAAGAACGACAATGTGAGCTGGCTGCCGGACAGCGCGGAATCGACGCAGGCGTTCAAGCTGGCCGACCGGTTCGGCAACAGCGACGAACTGCCCGTCGTGCTGGTGTACGAGCGGCCCGGCGGGCTCACCCCGGCCGACCGGGCCGCGATCGGCGCGGACGCCACCCGCGTCAAACAGGTCGAACATGTGTTGGCGGACAAGGTGTTCGGCCCGACGCCGTCGCGGGACGGGCAGGCCGCGCAGATCCTGGTGCCGATCGAAATCGGTGCGAACGGCTGGAATTCGCTGACCGACAGCGTCGCCGCGATCAAGGCCGCCCTCCCCGACCACCCGGACGGGCTGTCCTTCCACGCCACCGGCCCCGCCGGTTACGCGGCCGAATTCGGCCAGGCGTTCAAGGGAATCGAGGGCGTGCTGCTGTACGCGGCGGCCGCGATCGTCATCGTCATCCTGCTGTTCACCTACGGTCCGATGCTGTGGACGCTGCCGCTGTTCGCCGCGGTCGCCGCGCTGATCATCGCGATGAGCGCGGTATACGGCGCGACGAAATTCGGCCTCACCGTGAACGCGCAGAGCCAGGGCATCCTCACCGTGCTCGTCTTCGGCGCGGGCACCGATTACGCGCTGCTGCTGGTGGCCCGCTACCGCGAGGAGCTGCGCCGCCACGCCGACCGGCACGAGGCGATGGCCGTCGCGCTGCACCGGGCCGGGCCCGCCGTGCTGGCCAGCGGCACGACGGTGATCATCGCGATGCTGGCATTGCTTGTGGCGGAACTGAATTCGACGAAGGGCACCGGCCCGGTGTGCGCCATCGGCATCACCATCGCCCTGCTGGCGATGCTGACGCTGCTGCCCGCCCTGCTGGTGATCGCCGGCCGGTGGATCTTCTGGCCGCGGCATCCCGAGGTGGGCACCGTCGACCAGACCGAGACCGGAATCTGGGCCCGCACCGGGCAATTCATCGCGGGCAGGCCGCGGACGGTGTGGATCGGCACCGTGCTGGCCCTGCTCGCGCTGGCCTACGGCACGATCGGGCTGAACGCGAACGGCGTTGCGAACAAAGACGCTTTCGTCGGCCACTCCGATGCGGTGGCCGGAACCGCGGTCCTGGAACGGCATTTCGACGCGGGCACCGGCACTCCGGTGGTGGTGATCGCGGAATCGTCCCGAATAGATTCCGTCGCTTCGGCTTTCGGCGGCACGCGGGGCATCACCGCACCCACCAAGCCGGTGGTCAGAGGCGATCTCGCCTATCTGGAGGGCACGCTGTCCGATCCGCCGGACAGCCAGGCCGCATACGACACCATCGATCGGGTGCGCGCCGCGGTGCACGCCGCGGATCCCGCAGCCAAGGTCGGCGGCCAGACCGCGGTCATTCTCGATGTGAAACGTGCTGTGGCGCACGACAATCGGTTGATCGCACCGCTGGTGCTCGCGATCGTGCTGATTATCCTGACGGTGCTGCTGCGCTCGATCCTGGCTCCGCTGCTGCTCACCGCGACGGTGGTGCTGTCCTTCTTCGCCGCGCTCGGCGCCAGCCGGTGGATCTTCGATCTGGTCGGCTTCAAGGGCGCCGACAACGGACTTCCGCTGCTGGCCTTCGTCTTCCTGGTGGCGCTCGGCATCGACTACAACATCTTCCTCATGTCGCGGGTGCACGAGGAGGCCGAGCGGCACGGCACCAGGGCGGGCGCACGCACCGGACTTTCCGCGACCGGCGGGGTGATCACCTCGGCGGGCCTGGTGCTCGCAGGCACCTTCGGGGTGTTCACCACGCTGCCGGTGGTGAACCTCGCCGAGATCGGCATCGTCATCGCGGTCGGCGTGCTGATCGACACCCTGATCGTGCGTTCCGTCCTGGTCACCGCGCTTGCGCTCGATATCGGCGACCGGATCTGGTGGCCGAGCGCGCTATCGCGCCGCAAATCCGAGCCCACGCCCGAGCCGGAAATCAGCCTCACCACGTAA
- the nrdF gene encoding class 1b ribonucleoside-diphosphate reductase subunit beta, with amino-acid sequence MKLIDRVSAINWNRVPDEKDAEVWDRLTGNFWLPEKVPVSNDIPSWATLTADEKQLTMRVFTGLTLLDTIQGTVGAVSLIPDALTPHEEAVLTNIAFMESVHAKSYSSIFSTLCSTREIDEAFRWSEENRNLQRKAEIVLGYYNGEDPLKRKVASTLLESFLFYSGFYLPMHWSSRAKLTNTADMIRLIIRDEAVHGYYIGYKYQKGLELVSQAERDELKNYTFELLFELYDNEVDYTQDLYDEVGLTEDVKKFLRYNANKALMNLGYEGLFPKDECDVNPAILSALSPNADENHDFFSGSGSSYVIGKAVNTEDEDWEF; translated from the coding sequence ATGAAACTGATCGATCGGGTGTCGGCCATCAACTGGAATCGGGTGCCCGACGAGAAGGATGCGGAGGTGTGGGACCGCTTGACCGGCAACTTCTGGCTGCCGGAAAAGGTGCCGGTCTCCAACGACATTCCGTCCTGGGCCACGCTGACCGCCGATGAGAAGCAGCTCACCATGCGGGTTTTCACCGGTCTCACCCTGCTCGACACCATTCAGGGCACGGTCGGCGCGGTCAGCCTGATCCCCGACGCGCTGACCCCGCACGAGGAGGCGGTGCTCACCAACATCGCGTTCATGGAGTCGGTGCACGCCAAGAGCTACAGCTCCATCTTCTCCACCCTGTGCTCCACCCGCGAGATCGACGAGGCCTTCCGCTGGTCCGAGGAGAACCGCAACCTGCAGCGCAAGGCCGAGATCGTGCTCGGCTACTACAACGGGGAAGATCCGCTCAAGCGCAAGGTGGCCTCCACCCTGCTGGAAAGCTTCCTCTTCTACTCCGGTTTCTACCTGCCGATGCACTGGTCCTCGCGGGCGAAGCTCACCAACACCGCCGATATGATCCGCCTGATCATCCGCGACGAGGCCGTGCACGGGTACTACATCGGCTACAAGTACCAGAAGGGTCTGGAACTGGTCTCCCAGGCCGAACGCGACGAGCTCAAGAACTACACCTTCGAGCTGCTGTTCGAGCTGTACGACAACGAGGTCGACTACACCCAGGACCTGTACGACGAGGTCGGCCTCACCGAGGACGTGAAGAAGTTCCTCCGCTACAACGCCAACAAGGCGCTGATGAACCTCGGCTACGAGGGCCTGTTCCCGAAGGACGAGTGCGATGTGAATCCGGCCATCCTGTCGGCACTTTCGCCCAACGCCGATGAGAACCACGACTTCTTCTCGGGCTCGGGTTCCAGCTATGTGATCGGCAAGGCCGTCAATACCGAAGACGAGGACTGGGAGTTCTGA
- a CDS encoding NACHT and WD40 repeat domain-containing protein, which yields MTNRQRLPKRAVLRHLKTLDDDLSTRQRERLHALADLIDENNRIRLSDALDVATPAGSSTSRQASFRKFRAALAEAAKENGLPFELVADTLKAQPEQRYCWFTGPDSVIAELAEISSIEARTAESGNAIEQSVAELLDPRDIRLYVSANPDPAAGELASIRAFIELLERNLRARTDIRVTITDTLATPIGAPVTDSVTRLADADVAIALLDPGYLCTDEFDAIRAARAQATKSILFVALDELPDNPDLRGLNVGEVLMKQQPFATRSKDGRRQFVRTVCETLISHLNQPFAERQPRRLSRGPVMDRLADYNRGIFARDGFIQDRIIESYGDITAFDASTDLIPNEPHRPTGAKCVAVERLVDWALDNDPAARRWCALLGDTGMGKTTTSRLLTAKLLDLRDLGAADADGRPYPLPIYFDLRDLPVREVGPNPSLYRIVDALLTRIGTNDTRPSADEVLSTMEHGNCVVVFDGLDEALVHLSPADGQAFTRTLWRAIEKTAPRLPYRLPATTPSKLLLSCRTHYFRSIRHEITHFTGQHRGGPQAHDYLSLLMLPFDDEQIGAYLGKHVPGADIAALLEMISSVHNLREMAERPFLLQLISEELAFVERAAYDGQTIRPVDLYGAFARRWLERDDGKHTLLPAHKLLLMEHLAAEELRLRRTGWSADDIEQWLVEFIKERRELAVHYGDETSIWKEDLRTATFLVRRGDDRFGFAHTSLREYFVAQYLLRALLLGPDAIDAVATAWAMPVLPSDETLDFLGQSLAGLSEDDRMRCVATLRAIRDRYWPAASELVFAYALRAEHKGFPRHSVVGTVLDGAELDGWRIGSADSRRLDLRSLSARSARLTGTIFTNVDLGAASFQLSDLTNVEFIDANLKNAQLDGADLTGAVFRMCDLSGSSNGDARTYRTQILRSELGSAVNWHGSSLFIAQCTAARVALAPIEKPLGARLIRYSGHSGEPWSAAYRPDGCHIITVGADTTAQIWDARTGKQLTTLTGHTDWVNSGCYSPDGNQILTTSGDGTARIWNARTGKHLTTLTGHTDWVNSGTYSPDGVHILTTSDDRTARIWDAHTGEHLTTLTGHTDPVTSGCYSPDSNQILTTSGDGTARIWNAHTGKHLTTLTEHTRGILSGTYSPDGNQLLTTSEDGTARIWNAHTGKHLTTLTGHTDWIRSGTYSPDGNHILTTSDDRTARIWNAHTGEHLTTLTEHTGEILSGTYSPDGNQLLTTSEDGTARIWNAHTGKHLTTLTIIDATAQSGYYSPDGKQILTAGGDGTARIWNAHNGKHLTTLTGHTDWVNSGCYSPDGNQILTTSGDGTARIWNAHNGKHLTTLTGHTSWVNSGCYSPDGNQILTTSGDGTARIWNAHTGKHLTTLTSKTNGVLLGAYSSDGTRILTTSTKGTIRLWDAHTGEHLTTLTGHTDPVTSGCYSPDGNQILITSGDGTARIWNAHTGEHLTTLTGHTGGILSGTYRPDGNQLLTTSTDCTARIWNAHTGEHLTTLTGHTGEILSGTYSPDGNQLLTTSDDRTARIWNAHTGKHLTTLTGHTDWIRSGTYSPDGNHILTKGNDGTTRIWVAATGTEILRICALPDANCAVFQQDRLIQATPGAWRYLGWSVIIDGKADRLPAETFGPLPLTLPE from the coding sequence GTGACCAACCGTCAGCGGCTCCCCAAGCGGGCCGTGCTCCGGCACCTGAAGACGCTCGATGACGATCTGAGCACGCGCCAACGGGAGCGATTGCACGCACTCGCCGATCTCATCGACGAAAACAACCGCATCCGGTTGTCGGATGCACTCGACGTCGCGACGCCAGCGGGCTCGAGCACCAGTCGCCAAGCCTCGTTCCGAAAGTTCCGGGCCGCCTTGGCCGAAGCCGCGAAGGAGAACGGGCTCCCCTTCGAGCTGGTCGCCGACACGCTGAAAGCCCAACCGGAGCAACGGTATTGCTGGTTCACCGGTCCGGACAGCGTCATCGCCGAACTCGCGGAGATCTCGAGCATCGAGGCGCGAACGGCCGAGTCCGGCAACGCAATCGAACAATCCGTAGCCGAACTGCTCGACCCGCGCGATATCCGGCTGTACGTGAGCGCGAACCCGGATCCGGCCGCGGGAGAACTGGCATCGATCCGAGCCTTCATCGAACTTCTCGAACGAAACCTGCGCGCACGCACCGACATTCGGGTGACGATCACCGATACCCTCGCGACGCCCATCGGTGCGCCGGTGACGGACAGCGTGACCCGACTGGCGGACGCCGACGTCGCGATCGCCCTGCTGGACCCCGGCTACCTGTGCACCGACGAATTCGACGCGATACGCGCCGCGCGGGCACAGGCCACGAAGTCGATACTTTTCGTCGCCCTCGACGAACTCCCCGACAATCCGGATCTGCGCGGCCTGAATGTCGGCGAGGTCCTGATGAAACAGCAGCCCTTCGCGACCCGATCGAAGGATGGCAGAAGGCAATTCGTGCGGACGGTCTGCGAGACGCTGATCTCGCACCTGAACCAACCATTCGCCGAACGGCAACCACGGCGGCTCAGCCGGGGCCCGGTCATGGACCGGCTGGCCGACTACAACCGCGGTATCTTCGCCAGAGACGGCTTCATTCAAGACCGGATCATCGAATCCTACGGCGATATAACCGCATTCGATGCTTCCACCGATCTCATCCCCAACGAGCCACACCGCCCAACCGGCGCGAAATGCGTTGCCGTGGAACGACTTGTCGATTGGGCGCTCGACAACGACCCGGCCGCGCGCCGCTGGTGCGCGCTGCTGGGAGATACCGGGATGGGCAAGACCACCACGAGCCGACTGCTCACCGCCAAACTGCTCGACCTGCGCGATCTGGGGGCGGCCGATGCCGACGGTCGGCCCTACCCACTGCCGATCTACTTCGACCTGCGAGATCTCCCCGTCCGAGAGGTAGGCCCGAACCCCAGCCTCTACCGCATCGTCGACGCCTTGCTGACCCGCATAGGCACGAACGACACGCGCCCCTCCGCCGACGAGGTGCTCTCCACGATGGAGCACGGAAACTGCGTCGTCGTCTTCGACGGTCTCGACGAAGCACTCGTCCATCTCTCACCTGCCGACGGCCAGGCGTTCACCCGAACCCTTTGGCGTGCAATCGAAAAGACCGCGCCCCGGTTGCCGTACCGGCTGCCCGCCACAACGCCGAGCAAATTGCTGCTGTCCTGCCGCACCCACTACTTCCGCTCGATCAGGCACGAGATCACCCATTTCACCGGACAGCATCGTGGGGGCCCGCAGGCACACGATTATCTGTCGCTGCTGATGCTGCCGTTCGACGACGAGCAGATCGGTGCGTATCTCGGAAAACATGTTCCCGGTGCGGACATCGCCGCACTGTTGGAAATGATCTCGAGTGTGCACAACCTGCGCGAGATGGCCGAGCGCCCATTCCTGCTCCAGTTGATCAGCGAAGAGTTGGCGTTCGTCGAACGCGCCGCATACGACGGGCAGACCATCCGCCCCGTCGATCTGTACGGCGCGTTCGCGCGCCGCTGGCTCGAGCGGGATGACGGCAAGCACACCCTGCTCCCGGCGCACAAGCTCCTCCTCATGGAACACCTTGCGGCCGAAGAATTGCGGCTCCGCCGAACCGGTTGGTCGGCCGACGATATCGAGCAGTGGTTGGTCGAGTTCATCAAGGAACGTCGCGAACTCGCTGTGCACTATGGCGACGAAACAAGTATCTGGAAAGAGGATTTGCGGACAGCGACCTTCCTGGTGCGACGCGGAGACGATCGATTCGGGTTTGCCCACACCTCGCTCCGGGAATACTTCGTCGCCCAATATCTGCTGCGCGCATTGCTATTGGGACCGGATGCGATCGACGCGGTAGCGACCGCCTGGGCGATGCCGGTGCTGCCGAGCGACGAGACATTGGATTTCCTAGGGCAAAGTCTGGCAGGGTTGTCCGAGGACGACCGGATGCGATGTGTTGCGACACTGCGAGCGATCCGCGACAGGTATTGGCCAGCTGCGTCCGAGCTGGTATTCGCTTACGCACTTCGGGCGGAACACAAAGGCTTTCCCCGGCATTCGGTTGTCGGGACCGTGCTTGATGGCGCGGAGCTCGACGGGTGGCGGATCGGGTCGGCTGATAGTCGGAGGCTCGACCTTCGATCGTTGTCTGCGCGGTCCGCCCGGCTCACCGGAACCATCTTCACCAACGTCGACCTGGGAGCGGCTTCCTTCCAGCTGAGCGATCTGACCAACGTCGAATTCATCGATGCGAATCTGAAGAACGCTCAGCTGGATGGCGCCGACCTGACGGGGGCAGTGTTCCGGATGTGCGATCTTTCCGGTAGCTCCAACGGCGACGCACGGACCTACCGCACGCAAATTCTGCGAAGTGAACTCGGCAGCGCCGTGAACTGGCATGGTAGTTCGCTCTTCATCGCACAGTGCACGGCTGCCAGGGTCGCTCTTGCACCAATAGAGAAACCGCTCGGCGCGAGATTGATACGGTACTCGGGTCATTCGGGGGAGCCGTGGTCGGCGGCCTACCGGCCTGATGGCTGTCACATCATTACGGTCGGTGCGGATACTACGGCTCAGATCTGGGATGCCCGCACCGGAAAGCAGCTCACCACACTCACCGGACACACCGATTGGGTCAACTCGGGCTGTTACAGCCCAGACGGCAACCAAATCCTCACCACCAGCGGAGACGGCACCGCACGAATCTGGAACGCCCGCACCGGAAAACACCTCACCACACTCACCGGACACACCGACTGGGTCAACTCAGGGACTTACAGCCCCGACGGCGTCCACATCCTCACCACCAGCGACGACCGGACTGCCCGAATCTGGGATGCCCACACCGGCGAACACCTCACCACACTCACCGGACACACCGACCCGGTCACCTCGGGCTGCTACAGCCCAGACAGCAACCAAATCCTCACCACCAGCGGAGACGGCACCGCACGAATCTGGAACGCCCACACCGGAAAACACCTCACCACACTCACCGAACACACCAGAGGGATCCTGTCCGGCACCTACAGTCCCGATGGCAACCAGCTCCTCACCACCAGCGAAGACGGCACCGCACGAATCTGGAACGCCCACACCGGAAAACACCTCACCACACTCACCGGACACACCGACTGGATCCGATCAGGAACTTACAGCCCCGACGGCAACCACATCCTCACCACCAGCGACGACCGGACTGCCCGAATCTGGAACGCCCACACCGGCGAACACCTCACCACACTCACCGAACACACCGGAGAGATCCTGTCCGGCACCTACAGTCCCGATGGCAACCAGCTCCTCACCACCAGCGAAGACGGCACCGCACGAATCTGGAACGCCCACACCGGAAAACACCTCACCACACTCACCATTATCGATGCCACAGCACAGTCGGGTTACTACAGCCCAGACGGCAAACAAATCCTCACCGCCGGCGGGGACGGCACCGCACGAATCTGGAACGCTCACAACGGAAAACACCTCACCACACTCACCGGACACACCGATTGGGTCAACTCGGGCTGTTACAGCCCAGACGGCAACCAAATCCTCACCACCAGCGGAGACGGCACCGCACGAATCTGGAACGCCCACAACGGAAAACACCTCACCACACTCACCGGACACACCAGCTGGGTCAACTCGGGCTGTTACAGCCCAGACGGCAACCAAATCCTCACCACCAGCGGAGACGGCACCGCACGAATCTGGAACGCCCACACCGGAAAACACCTCACCACACTCACGAGCAAGACAAACGGGGTTCTATTAGGGGCTTATAGTTCCGACGGTACTCGCATTCTCACCACCAGCACCAAAGGAACGATTCGACTCTGGGATGCCCACACCGGCGAACACCTCACCACACTCACCGGACACACCGACCCGGTCACCTCGGGCTGCTACAGCCCAGACGGCAACCAAATCCTCATCACCAGCGGAGACGGCACCGCCCGAATCTGGAACGCCCACACCGGCGAACACCTCACCACACTCACCGGACACACCGGAGGGATCCTGTCCGGCACCTACCGTCCCGATGGCAACCAGCTCCTCACCACCAGCACAGACTGCACCGCCCGAATCTGGAACGCCCACACCGGCGAACACCTCACCACACTCACCGGACACACCGGAGAGATCCTGTCCGGCACCTACAGTCCCGATGGCAACCAGCTCCTCACCACCAGCGACGACCGGACTGCCCGAATCTGGAACGCCCACACCGGAAAACACCTCACCACACTCACCGGACACACCGACTGGATCCGATCAGGAACTTACAGCCCCGACGGCAACCACATCCTCACCAAAGGGAATGACGGGACCACTCGAATCTGGGTTGCGGCAACAGGCACCGAAATCCTCCGAATCTGCGCTCTGCCGGACGCGAACTGCGCTGTATTCCAACAGGATCGGCTCATCCAGGCAACGCCCGGAGCATGGCGCTACCTCGGCTGGTCGGTGATCATTGACGGCAAGGCAGACCGACTGCCCGCCGAAACCTTCGGCCCACTCCCCCTGACACTGCCGGAGTAG
- a CDS encoding DUF7144 family membrane protein — MTSPGPVRTGPVLNDMTIFAGVLILITGILHLLTAIAAIAKRDIFVVTEDQVFLLNVSTWGWVHLVIAVLVIVAGVGIVTGKSWGYLAGIVMAAVSILDNFVFAPIYPFWALVMIAIDILVIWALARQIAAE; from the coding sequence ATGACCAGTCCCGGCCCCGTGCGGACCGGCCCGGTGCTCAACGATATGACGATCTTCGCTGGCGTCCTCATCCTCATCACCGGGATACTGCATTTGCTCACCGCGATCGCGGCCATCGCCAAACGCGATATTTTCGTGGTGACCGAGGATCAGGTATTCCTGCTCAATGTGTCGACCTGGGGTTGGGTGCACCTGGTAATCGCGGTGCTGGTGATCGTCGCGGGCGTCGGCATCGTCACCGGGAAGTCGTGGGGTTATCTCGCCGGCATCGTGATGGCCGCGGTCAGCATCCTGGACAACTTCGTTTTCGCGCCGATCTACCCGTTCTGGGCCCTGGTCATGATCGCCATCGACATCCTGGTGATCTGGGCGCTGGCCCGGCAGATCGCCGCCGAATAG
- a CDS encoding DinB family protein, with the protein MSTNRITVGDERALIENMLDRNREALIETVRGLSDTDARRRLVTSLTTPISVIKHAAAAERIWFQRFWAGLDESECDGYSRRDEGTFAVADDESVADVIAEFERASQRSRVIASRFDLDDTKVFPREGEVSMRWTLLAMIEEFARHAGHGDILREQIDGDTLRQPNREVDQARTRNPGSAN; encoded by the coding sequence ATGAGTACCAACCGAATTACCGTCGGCGACGAGCGAGCGCTCATCGAGAACATGCTCGACCGCAACCGCGAAGCGCTCATCGAGACCGTGCGCGGCCTGTCCGATACGGACGCCCGCCGGCGACTCGTTACGTCGCTGACCACACCGATCTCAGTGATCAAACATGCCGCCGCCGCGGAACGGATCTGGTTCCAACGGTTCTGGGCAGGACTCGACGAATCCGAATGCGACGGATACTCGCGCCGCGACGAGGGCACCTTCGCCGTCGCCGACGACGAGTCGGTGGCCGACGTCATCGCCGAGTTCGAGCGCGCGAGCCAACGATCACGGGTGATCGCGTCCCGCTTCGACCTCGATGACACCAAGGTCTTTCCCCGCGAGGGCGAGGTCAGCATGCGCTGGACCCTGCTCGCCATGATCGAAGAGTTCGCCAGGCACGCAGGGCACGGCGACATCCTCCGCGAACAGATCGATGGAGACACGCTGCGACAGCCGAACCGGGAGGTCGACCAAGCGCGTACCCGAAATCCCGGCAGCGCCAACTGA